In Nocardioides faecalis, the following proteins share a genomic window:
- a CDS encoding long-chain-fatty-acid--CoA ligase: MTNLAGFLENSAREFPERTAIVLGETRLSYPQVDAAANQVANLLVSRGIGPGDKVALSCPNLPYFSIVYNGILKAGATVVPLNVLLKGREVAYHLGDSDAKALFAFEGTPDLPIGKEAFEGFGTAEGCEHFFLITADPAAPSPIEGAQTFGAAVAGQPATFDTVDVADDDTAVILYTSGTTGQPKGAELTHRNMRSNALASESLFGADAAHPDTYLCVLPLFHSFGQTVIQNGAFAYGGTVVMLPRFEPKAAISLMLSEKVTFFAGVPTMYWGLLGALDDSVDVATLANNLRVAVAGGAALPVEVHHRFEERFGVTILEGYGLSETSPVASFSPYGEPVRVGSIGTPIRGVEMKLIDPDGWDDVREDGAERIGEIAIRGDNVMKGYYKRPEATAQAISPDGWFRSGDLGRKDADGWYYIVDRSKDMIIRGGYNVYPREIEEVLLTHPAISLAAVIGVPHETHGEEIKAVVILEPGASATPEEIVAWGKEQMAAYKYPRIVEIVDALPMTATGKILKRELS; this comes from the coding sequence ATGACGAACCTCGCCGGTTTCCTCGAGAACAGCGCCCGGGAGTTCCCCGAGCGCACCGCGATCGTCCTGGGTGAGACCCGGCTGAGCTATCCGCAGGTCGACGCCGCGGCCAACCAGGTGGCGAACCTGCTCGTCTCCCGCGGCATCGGGCCCGGCGACAAGGTGGCGCTGAGCTGCCCGAACCTGCCCTACTTCTCGATCGTCTACAACGGCATCCTCAAGGCCGGGGCGACGGTCGTGCCGCTCAACGTGCTGCTCAAGGGCCGGGAGGTGGCCTACCACCTCGGCGACTCCGACGCGAAGGCGCTCTTCGCGTTCGAGGGCACCCCGGACCTGCCCATCGGCAAGGAGGCGTTCGAGGGCTTCGGGACGGCCGAGGGGTGCGAGCACTTCTTCCTCATCACCGCCGACCCGGCGGCGCCGTCGCCGATCGAGGGCGCACAGACCTTCGGTGCCGCAGTGGCCGGCCAGCCGGCCACGTTCGACACCGTCGACGTCGCCGACGACGACACCGCGGTCATCCTCTACACCTCCGGCACCACCGGGCAGCCCAAGGGTGCCGAGCTCACCCACCGCAACATGCGCTCCAACGCGCTGGCCAGCGAGTCGCTCTTCGGCGCCGACGCCGCCCACCCCGACACCTACCTGTGCGTGCTGCCGCTGTTCCACTCCTTCGGCCAGACCGTGATCCAGAACGGTGCCTTCGCCTACGGCGGCACCGTCGTCATGCTGCCCCGCTTCGAGCCCAAGGCGGCGATCTCGCTGATGCTGAGCGAGAAGGTCACCTTCTTCGCCGGCGTGCCCACCATGTACTGGGGCCTGCTGGGCGCGCTCGACGACAGCGTCGACGTCGCCACCCTGGCCAACAACCTCCGCGTCGCGGTCGCCGGCGGGGCGGCGCTTCCGGTCGAGGTGCACCACCGCTTCGAGGAGCGCTTCGGCGTCACGATCCTCGAGGGCTACGGGCTGTCCGAGACCTCGCCGGTCGCCAGCTTCTCGCCGTACGGCGAGCCCGTCCGGGTGGGCTCCATCGGCACCCCGATCCGCGGTGTGGAGATGAAGCTGATCGACCCGGACGGCTGGGACGACGTCCGCGAGGACGGCGCCGAGCGGATCGGTGAGATCGCGATCCGCGGCGACAACGTGATGAAGGGCTACTACAAGCGGCCCGAGGCGACCGCCCAGGCGATCAGCCCGGACGGCTGGTTCCGCTCCGGCGACCTCGGCCGCAAGGACGCCGACGGCTGGTACTACATCGTCGACCGCTCCAAGGACATGATCATCCGCGGCGGCTACAACGTCTATCCCCGTGAGATCGAGGAGGTGCTGCTCACCCACCCCGCGATCTCGCTGGCCGCGGTCATCGGGGTGCCGCACGAGACCCACGGCGAGGAGATCAAGGCCGTGGTCATCCTCGAGCCCGGTGCGTCCGCGACGCCGGAGGAGATCGTGGCCTGGGGCAAGGAGCAGATGGCGGCCTACAAGTACCCGCGGATCGTCGAGATCGTCGACGCGCTGCCGATGACCGCCACCGGCAAGATCCTCAAGCGCGAGCTGTCCTGA
- a CDS encoding phosphoribosylaminoimidazolesuccinocarboxamide synthase: protein MTLANIPPAPELPGARHLHSGKVRDLYEVTDGEHAGKLLMVASDRLSIFDFVLETTIPDKGEILTRMSLWWFEQLADLVPNHVISTDVPEAVRGRAVICERLDMFPVECVARGYLTGSGLLDYRASGEVCGVALPAGLEDGSRLPAPIFTPATKAELGDHDENVSFDAIVETVGSGTAETLRDLTLAVYGRAEEIARERGIILADTKLEFGVLPAVAGDVTPPPIVLADEVLTPDSSRYWPADDWQPGRTQPSYDKQIVRNWALSPESGWDRSSGEAPPPLPAEVIERTRSRYLEAYERLTGERF, encoded by the coding sequence CGGGGCCCGCCACCTGCACTCGGGCAAGGTGCGCGACCTCTACGAGGTCACCGACGGCGAGCACGCCGGCAAGCTGCTGATGGTGGCCAGCGACCGGCTCTCCATCTTCGACTTCGTGCTGGAGACGACCATCCCGGACAAGGGCGAGATCCTCACCCGGATGTCGCTGTGGTGGTTCGAGCAGCTGGCCGACCTGGTGCCCAACCACGTCATCTCCACCGACGTGCCCGAGGCGGTGCGCGGGCGCGCGGTGATCTGCGAGCGGCTCGACATGTTCCCCGTCGAGTGCGTGGCCCGCGGCTACCTGACCGGCTCCGGCCTCCTCGACTACCGCGCGAGCGGCGAGGTGTGCGGCGTCGCGCTGCCCGCCGGCCTGGAGGACGGCAGCCGGCTGCCCGCACCGATCTTCACCCCCGCCACGAAGGCCGAGCTCGGCGACCACGACGAGAACGTCTCCTTCGACGCGATCGTGGAGACCGTCGGCAGCGGTACGGCGGAGACGCTGCGCGACCTGACGCTGGCCGTCTACGGTCGCGCCGAGGAGATCGCCCGCGAGCGCGGCATCATCCTGGCCGACACCAAGCTCGAGTTCGGCGTGCTGCCCGCCGTCGCCGGCGACGTCACCCCGCCGCCCATCGTGCTGGCCGACGAGGTGCTCACCCCCGACTCCTCGCGGTACTGGCCCGCCGACGACTGGCAGCCGGGGCGCACGCAGCCGTCGTACGACAAGCAGATCGTGCGCAACTGGGCGCTCTCGCCCGAGTCCGGCTGGGACCGCTCCTCCGGCGAAGCGCCGCCGCCGCTGCCGGCCGAGGTCATCGAGCGCACCCGCAGCCGCTACCTGGAGGCCTACGAGCGGCTCACCGGCGAGCGCTTCTGA